One segment of Salvelinus alpinus chromosome 1, SLU_Salpinus.1, whole genome shotgun sequence DNA contains the following:
- the LOC139532619 gene encoding 2-acylglycerol O-acyltransferase 2-A-like has product MKIQFAPTDLPLTRRLQMASVLQWVFSFLGLAPCCIMMFFVLMFTRFWLISVLYACWFFVDWETPSKGGRKFHFLCHLRVWDYMRDYFPVKLVKTADLDPGKNYILGFHPHGVLVAGAFINFCTYATGFRKLFTGLDSFLLMLPLWFRAPFFRDYIMMAGLIPSDKESASYLLRRQGGGNAVVIAVGGAPEALDARPGAFTILLANKKGFVKLAMEHGAHLVPVFSFGENELFDQVENPRGTCLRWIQDKLQSIMGISLPLFHARGIFQYSFGIMPYRKPINTVVGRPIRVEKNEKPTVEELDALHQLYTEELSQLFEEHKGKYGVPEDQHLSFV; this is encoded by the exons ATGAAGATCCAATTTGCCCCTACTGACTTGCCACTAACCAGGAGACTGCAGATGGCCTCAGTGCTGCAGTGGGTCTTTTCCTTTCTCGGCCTGG CGCCATGCTGCATCATGATGTTCTTTGTGTTGATGTTCACGCGGTTCTGGCTGATCAGCGTGCTGTATGCCTGTTGGTTTTTCGTCGACTGGGAAACGCCGTCTAAGGGGGGCCGCAAGTTCCACTTCCTGTGCCATCTACGTGTCTGGGACTACATGAGGGACTACTTCCCTGTCAAG CTGGTGAAGACAGCAGACTTGGACCCCGGGAAGAACTACATCCTTGGTTTCCATCCCCATGGGGTGCTGGTGGCTGGAGCCTTCATTAACTTCTGTACGTACGCTACAGGTTTCAGGAAGCTGTTCACTGGCCTTGACAGCTTCCTGCTGATGTTGCCTCTCTGGTTCAGAGCCCCCTTCTTCAGAGACTACATCATGATGGCAG GTCTGATTCCCTCGGACAAGGAGAGTGCCAGCTATCTGTTACGTCGACAGGGAGGTGGGAATGCTGTTGTTATAGCAGTGGGAGGAGCCCCCGAGGCCCTGGACGCACGCCCTGGCGCTTTCACCATTCTCTTGGCCAATAAGAAAGGTTTTGTCAAACTGGCAATGGAACATGG tgcccaTCTGGTGCCAGTCTTCTCCTTTGGAGAGAACGAGTTGTTTGACCAGGTGGAGAACCCTCGAGGCACCTGTCTCCGCTGGATTCAGGACAAGCTGCAGAGCATCATGGGTATCTCTCTGCCCCTCTTCCATGCGCGGGGCATCTTCCAGTACAGCTTTGGTATCATGCCCTACAGGAAGCCCATCAACACTGTGG TGGGACGGCCAATCAGAGTGGAGAAGAATGAAAAGCCCACAGTGGAGGAGCTGGATGCCCTCCATCAGCTCTACACAGAAGAACTCAgccagctgtttgaggagcacaAGGGCAAGTACGGAGTGCCAGAGGACCAACACCTTAGCTTCGTCTGA